A single genomic interval of Procambarus clarkii isolate CNS0578487 chromosome 17, FALCON_Pclarkii_2.0, whole genome shotgun sequence harbors:
- the LOC123752814 gene encoding U3 small nucleolar RNA-associated protein 15 homolog — protein MAAFKKTLTRAYSKSTAVTTPDTSYWKKLEFPVTVKEFTAINYVDVSPVDPHYIAVTSGPKIDVYHKEATQVWRTITRFQRIAYGGKFKHDGQLLLAGSEEGQVKLFNYKQKQLLRIFKGHHGPTHRVDFIQSSPQIVTFSDDKTAILWDMSDESQICTLTGHTDFVRAGIASPASENIILSGSYDHTVKLWDTRTASCVLTVDHGAPVESLVCFPSGGVFVSAGGCEVKVWDAIAGQLLAKLSQHHKTVTCLAFASDKKRLLSGSLDRHVKIYDVETYSVVHTLDYPAPVLSMAVAPGDSTLAVGMISAGCGLMSFQHRRDAETSAPVLSKRKASNIRNVASEDFVIMADDQVVTHTRREVMAKYDRMLCKFEYSRALDIVMSSYIAHKRPSISVGVLQELIRRGGIRTAVAGREVKTLLPLLNFLIKYIRHPGYKQVLIDVVNVVIDVYGDTLDENPALVRQFTRLKDEVAAEVRLSREHVSLMGAIQIFLTASNPERAPTTTSIQQLTATSSVCNSDVHKALHPSSSAKSAAAVVVDVS, from the exons ATGGCAGCCTTCAAGAAGACACTCACACGTGCCTACAGCAAGTCCACCGCGGTCACCACACCTGACACAAGCTACTGGAAGAAGCTAGAG TTCCCAGTCACCGTAAAGGAGTTTACTGCTATTAATTATGTTGATGTGAGCCCAGTAGACCCTCACTATATTGCTGTTACATCTGGTCCAAAG ATTGATGTTTACCACAAGGAGGCAACACAAGTGTGGCGAACTATTACAAGATTTCAGCGGATAGCCTACGGTGGAAAGTTTAAGCACGATGGCCAGCTTCTCTTGGCTGGTTCAGAAGAGGGCCAAGTTAAACTATTCAATtataaacaaaaacagcttcttaGAATATTTAAAGGACATCATGG TCCCACTCACCGTGTTGACTTCATCCAGAGTTCGCCACAGATTGTTACCTTCTCAGATGACAAGACCGCCATTCTATGGGATATGAGTGATGAGAGCCAAATTTGCACTTTAACAGGACATACG GATTTTGTGCGTGCTGGAATTGCAAGTCCAGCATCGGAAAACATAATTCTCAGTGGCTCATATGACCATACAGTAAAGCTGTGGGACACGCGTACAGCAAGCTGCGTCCTCACTGTCGACCATGGGGCTCCAGTTGAGAGCCTTGTATGTTTTCCATCAGGCGGAGTTTTTGTTTCGGCAG GTGGTTGTGAGGTTAAAGTATGGGATGCCATTGCAGGGCAATTATTAGCTAAACTATCGCAGCATCACAAGACTGTCACCTGCCTTGCTTTTGCCAGTGATAAGAAGAGACTTTTGTCTGGCTCTCTTGACCGTCATGTCAAGATCTATGATGTTGAAACTTATTCTGTTGTTCACACACTTGACTACCCTGCACCAGTTCTCAGCATGGCAGTTGCT CCTGGAGATTCTACACTAGCTGTTGGAATGATTTCTGCAGGGTGTGGGCTAATGTCTTTCCAGCATCGTCGGGATGCAGAAACAAGTGCTCCTGTGCTATCCAAGCGAAAAGCTTCAAATATTAGAAATGTTGCATCTGAAGATTTCGTAATAATGGCTGATGATCAG GTTGTAACACACACAAGGCGAGAAGTAATGGCCAAATATGATAGAATGTTGTGCAAGTTTGAATACAGTCGTGCATTGGACATAGTTATGTCATCATACATTGCTCACAAAAGACCGAGCATATCTGTCGGAGTGTTGCAAGAATTGATAAG ACGGGGAGGAATCAGGACTGCTGTAGCTGGTAGAGAAGTCAAGACATTGTTACCGCTACTCAACTTCTTGATAAAGTACATTCGTCACCCTGGATATAAACAAGTCCTCATAGATGTGGTCAATGTCGTTATTG ATGTGTATGGGGATACACTGGATGAGAATCCAGCTCTAGTCAGGCAGTTCACACGGTTGAAGGATGAG GTTGCTGCGGAAGTGCGTCTAAGTCGTGAACACGTTTCACTGATGGGTGCTATTCAAATCTTCCTCACGGCATCAAATCCAGAAAGAGCTCCAACCACAACCAGTATTCAACAGTTAACAGCAACATCATCTGTGTGTAATAGTGATGTGCATAAAGCTCTACACCCATCTTCGTCAGCTAAATCTGCTGCAGCAGTTGTTGTAGATGTTAGCTGA